The proteins below come from a single Deltaproteobacteria bacterium genomic window:
- a CDS encoding DUF1080 domain-containing protein, producing MPLPKLAPDQGAPPVDIQQTAFSHDVMGRYVCNNWNEAVASQVNGGYPFDAIVIGAGMFGGYCAEKLYRLGAPHALRVLILEAGAFLLPSHIQNLPQRLGGDVGGPAYLRQRDDANGTLNTVWGMPWISNEKFPGLAYCVGGRSLFWGGWAPRLTDADLANWPQDVVAFLKGQAGQPAAYADTEIETGVVPTTEYISGPLFDALKTAFAAAKAGVPQITDIAEAPLAVLGASPAPGVFPFDKFSSGPFLMDAIRHDVGNNARYGDLSRRVFLVPRTQVLRLNLSGNAATSIDVSSDGQRFNLPVVPTCAVVLANGTIEATRLALDSLGIGSHQFGAPRVGNLMAHLRSNITVRIKRAALGITAALDTLETAALIVRGTALGRRFHLQVTAAAVAGASPEQNLFSMIPDIDILHTIVANQDPNWIVLTFRGIGEMEDQRTASPNPAMSWIDLSNETDAWMMRRAYVNLVPTPADNQLWAAMDKAAFELARQLAKSSTNIQYLVGGKFQDTQPLPDANGKGPWQDLLGTTHHEAGTLFMGAPGASVTDTAGKFHNVANVYVAGPAIFPTLGSANPSLTALTLARRTAQTIVQANRQPGPAQTSFTPLSLSPIDWTMVQQPGSLAGVVHHGSVLETVGSATQLSYGLYWYTKETLANFRLWVEWRVAKLDDNSGVYIRIPPPNTANALVAADEQGYEVQIDERGYDSATNTTGNAIQRTGAVYKLCAPSGFPSNPIGQWNSFLIEANGQVITVTLNGQLVTTCTGTRRTSGHLALQVHHGTSRTQFRNLQIAKLP from the coding sequence ATGCCTCTGCCCAAACTCGCGCCCGATCAAGGCGCGCCACCAGTGGACATTCAGCAGACCGCGTTCAGTCACGATGTGATGGGTCGCTACGTTTGCAACAACTGGAATGAAGCCGTCGCATCCCAGGTCAACGGCGGGTATCCGTTCGACGCGATCGTGATCGGCGCCGGGATGTTCGGTGGCTACTGCGCCGAGAAGCTCTATCGCCTCGGAGCCCCGCACGCATTGCGTGTCCTCATCCTGGAGGCCGGCGCTTTCCTCTTGCCATCTCATATTCAAAACCTCCCGCAACGGCTCGGCGGCGACGTCGGTGGACCGGCGTACCTCCGCCAACGCGACGATGCCAACGGGACGTTGAACACGGTGTGGGGGATGCCCTGGATCAGCAACGAGAAGTTTCCGGGTCTCGCGTATTGTGTCGGGGGGCGCTCGCTCTTCTGGGGCGGTTGGGCGCCGAGACTGACTGACGCAGACCTGGCGAACTGGCCTCAAGATGTCGTCGCCTTTCTGAAAGGTCAGGCCGGACAGCCGGCCGCGTATGCCGACACCGAGATCGAGACCGGCGTTGTCCCGACCACCGAGTACATTTCCGGCCCGCTCTTCGATGCGCTGAAGACAGCCTTCGCTGCGGCAAAGGCGGGCGTGCCTCAGATCACCGACATCGCCGAAGCCCCGCTTGCGGTCCTTGGTGCCTCGCCGGCTCCGGGAGTCTTCCCGTTCGATAAGTTCAGCAGCGGCCCGTTCCTCATGGATGCCATTCGTCACGATGTCGGGAACAACGCGCGCTACGGAGATCTGAGCCGCCGAGTATTTCTTGTTCCGCGTACTCAAGTGCTTCGGCTCAACCTCTCGGGCAACGCCGCTACGAGCATTGATGTGAGCTCAGACGGTCAGCGCTTCAACCTTCCTGTCGTGCCGACGTGCGCGGTCGTGCTTGCGAATGGGACGATCGAGGCGACACGGCTTGCGTTGGATTCGCTCGGCATCGGATCGCATCAGTTCGGGGCTCCGCGCGTCGGCAACCTCATGGCGCACCTGCGCAGCAACATCACCGTGCGCATCAAGCGCGCCGCGCTCGGAATCACTGCCGCTCTCGACACACTCGAGACCGCCGCCCTGATCGTGCGGGGCACGGCGCTGGGTCGGCGCTTCCACCTCCAGGTAACGGCGGCAGCGGTCGCCGGCGCATCTCCCGAGCAGAATCTCTTCAGCATGATCCCGGACATCGACATCTTGCACACCATCGTCGCAAACCAGGACCCGAACTGGATCGTTCTCACGTTCCGCGGAATCGGCGAGATGGAAGATCAGCGCACGGCAAGTCCGAACCCGGCGATGAGTTGGATCGACTTAAGCAACGAGACTGACGCGTGGATGATGCGACGGGCCTATGTAAACTTGGTGCCGACGCCAGCCGACAATCAGTTGTGGGCTGCCATGGACAAGGCAGCCTTCGAGCTCGCTCGCCAACTCGCCAAGAGTTCCACGAACATCCAGTATCTGGTCGGCGGGAAGTTCCAGGATACCCAACCGCTGCCAGATGCGAACGGCAAGGGTCCCTGGCAAGACTTGCTCGGGACGACGCACCACGAAGCTGGAACATTGTTCATGGGCGCTCCGGGGGCATCCGTCACCGATACCGCCGGCAAGTTCCACAACGTCGCGAACGTTTACGTCGCCGGACCGGCGATCTTCCCGACCCTCGGTTCTGCCAACCCCTCGCTTACCGCGCTCACGCTTGCTCGGCGCACCGCGCAGACGATAGTCCAGGCCAATCGGCAACCCGGCCCAGCACAAACAAGCTTTACGCCCCTCTCGCTCAGCCCGATCGACTGGACGATGGTTCAGCAGCCCGGCTCGCTCGCCGGGGTCGTTCACCACGGTAGTGTTCTCGAAACCGTCGGCTCTGCGACCCAGCTCTCCTACGGTCTCTACTGGTACACCAAGGAAACCCTCGCCAACTTCCGTCTGTGGGTCGAGTGGCGCGTTGCCAAGCTCGACGACAACTCCGGGGTCTACATTCGCATCCCACCGCCGAACACGGCCAATGCCCTCGTGGCGGCCGACGAGCAAGGGTACGAAGTACAGATCGACGAGCGCGGCTACGACTCGGCAACCAACACGACGGGAAATGCGATCCAGCGAACCGGCGCGGTCTACAAGCTCTGTGCGCCCTCGGGCTTTCCGTCAAACCCGATCGGCCAATGGAACAGCTTCCTCATCGAAGCGAACGGGCAGGTCATCACCGTGACACTCAACGGTCAGCTCGTCACCACATGCACCGGGACAAGGCGAACTTCCGGACACCTCGCGTTGCAAGTCCATCACGGCACGTCACGGACGCAGTTTCGAAATCTGCAAATTGCGAAGTTGCCGTAG
- a CDS encoding sulfate ABC transporter substrate-binding protein, producing the protein MWKSAILAIITAITAATAASADDAKSIELLNVSYDPTRELLRDIGTAFSSAYAKEKGVIVTIKQSHGGSGAQARAVVDGLDADVVTLAMWPDTDAIRKVGLISEGWDQRFPNNSVPWTSTIVFVVRKGNPKGITDWPDIVKLGIEIVTPNPKTSGNGKFSFLAAWGSVIERGGTEQEARDFTTKLYRQAPVLDSGARGSTTTFAQKKIGDVHLTWENEAYLELAEAGGELELVYPPISVLAEPPVAVVDANVKRKGTGEAAEAYLSFLYSPEGQEIIAKNYYRPINAEALSRHAATFKEITRFPITAIAKDWNEAYKKFFVDGAIFDSIYKPGA; encoded by the coding sequence ATGTGGAAGTCAGCTATCCTCGCAATCATAACCGCGATCACGGCGGCAACGGCCGCCAGCGCGGACGATGCGAAATCAATTGAGCTGCTGAACGTCTCGTACGATCCGACGCGCGAGCTGTTGCGCGACATCGGCACGGCGTTTAGCTCGGCCTACGCCAAAGAGAAGGGCGTGATCGTGACGATCAAACAGTCCCACGGCGGCTCGGGCGCGCAAGCACGCGCCGTCGTCGACGGGCTCGATGCCGATGTCGTCACACTCGCGATGTGGCCGGACACCGATGCCATCCGCAAGGTTGGGCTCATCAGCGAGGGTTGGGATCAGCGCTTCCCGAACAATTCTGTCCCATGGACCTCGACCATCGTGTTCGTCGTCCGCAAGGGCAATCCAAAGGGCATCACGGACTGGCCCGACATCGTCAAGCTGGGCATCGAAATCGTCACACCAAACCCGAAGACCTCCGGCAACGGCAAGTTCAGCTTTCTCGCCGCGTGGGGCTCGGTCATCGAACGCGGCGGCACCGAGCAGGAGGCGAGAGACTTCACCACCAAACTGTACAGGCAAGCCCCGGTGCTCGACTCCGGCGCACGCGGATCGACCACAACCTTTGCGCAGAAAAAGATCGGCGACGTCCACCTCACGTGGGAGAACGAGGCATACCTGGAGCTGGCGGAGGCTGGCGGCGAGCTGGAGCTGGTCTACCCCCCGATCAGTGTGCTGGCGGAACCGCCGGTCGCTGTCGTCGACGCCAATGTGAAGCGTAAGGGGACGGGCGAAGCGGCCGAGGCCTACTTGAGCTTTCTCTACAGCCCCGAGGGTCAAGAGATCATTGCCAAGAACTACTACCGGCCCATCAATGCAGAGGCGCTTAGTCGGCACGCGGCCACGTTCAAGGAGATCACACGCTTCCCAATCACGGCGATCGCGAAGGATTGGAACGAAGCCTACAAGAAGTTCTTCGTCGATGGCGCGATCTTCGACAGCATCTACAAGCCAGGGGCGTAG
- a CDS encoding chromate resistance protein, translating into MRWITREFAKVDRIACPWLIKKFVDPDAEFVFLSSDTDWKSITDGTVYDVPECELGHHGAECSFDAIVKKYQLSDPALMELAKIVRAADTWDKSWAPEGVGLEAIADGFRRISRDDHDNMARQFAVYDALYAYCKARIASR; encoded by the coding sequence ATGCGCTGGATCACGCGAGAGTTCGCCAAGGTCGACCGCATCGCCTGCCCGTGGCTGATCAAGAAGTTCGTCGACCCGGATGCGGAGTTTGTTTTCCTTTCCTCCGACACAGACTGGAAATCGATCACCGATGGCACCGTGTATGACGTGCCCGAGTGTGAGCTGGGCCACCACGGAGCCGAGTGTTCGTTCGACGCGATCGTGAAGAAGTACCAGCTCAGCGATCCAGCGTTGATGGAACTGGCGAAGATCGTGCGGGCGGCCGATACCTGGGACAAGTCATGGGCACCCGAGGGTGTGGGCTTGGAGGCCATCGCAGACGGATTCCGGCGGATCTCACGCGACGACCACGACAACATGGCGCGGCAGTTCGCGGTGTACGATGCCCTCTACGCCTATTGCAAGGCTCGGATCGCTTCGCGCTGA
- a CDS encoding MBL fold metallo-hydrolase, giving the protein MRRRTTILFGFMVLALAGCAAYLTRGEISVALMRRVATNSIFTDTISTLPDGLHVGFCGTGSPFPSPTRSGPCTAIVAGGRLFIVDAGRGAADVIARMGLQSGRIEAVLLTHFHSDHIDGLGQLGELHWLAGSAQAPLVVIGPAGVERVVNGFNEVHALNGTFRIAHHGPAIAAPSGFGLTARPFELANGDQSVVILDHDGLRITAFNVNHEPVLPAVGYRFDYKGRSIVVSGDTAKSSNLVRVATGADLLVHEARSPRLVGVLEETAQASGRNAPAHLFHDTGSFHTSPSDAADEATEAQVHALVFTHFIPPVPLGALEGPFLGDARQHFSGPLLIANDGDLMSLPAGGGELSTRNLL; this is encoded by the coding sequence ATGAGGCGCCGCACGACGATACTGTTTGGCTTCATGGTGCTAGCTCTCGCCGGTTGCGCGGCCTATCTGACTCGCGGCGAGATTAGCGTTGCGCTGATGCGAAGAGTTGCCACCAACTCGATCTTTACCGACACGATCAGCACGCTTCCAGATGGTCTGCATGTCGGATTCTGCGGCACGGGTTCGCCGTTTCCCTCCCCAACTCGTTCGGGTCCCTGCACCGCGATCGTCGCCGGTGGCCGGCTCTTCATCGTCGATGCCGGACGCGGCGCGGCCGACGTCATCGCGCGCATGGGTCTGCAGTCCGGACGGATCGAAGCGGTTCTCTTGACCCACTTTCACTCCGACCACATCGACGGCCTTGGCCAGCTGGGCGAGCTGCACTGGTTGGCCGGCAGTGCGCAAGCGCCGTTGGTCGTCATTGGGCCGGCCGGCGTCGAACGCGTGGTCAACGGCTTCAACGAGGTCCACGCCCTGAACGGAACCTTCCGCATTGCTCATCATGGACCCGCGATCGCCGCGCCATCGGGGTTTGGGCTGACGGCGCGTCCGTTTGAGCTCGCCAACGGAGACCAATCGGTCGTCATCCTTGATCACGATGGTCTGCGCATCACCGCTTTCAACGTCAATCACGAGCCGGTCCTTCCAGCAGTCGGCTATCGCTTCGACTACAAGGGGCGCAGCATCGTGGTGAGTGGCGACACCGCCAAGTCGAGCAACCTGGTGCGGGTCGCGACCGGCGCTGATCTGCTGGTTCACGAGGCTAGGTCACCGCGTCTCGTCGGCGTGTTGGAAGAGACGGCTCAGGCATCCGGCCGCAACGCTCCCGCCCACCTCTTCCACGACACCGGCTCCTTTCACACGTCCCCGTCGGATGCCGCGGACGAGGCAACCGAGGCTCAAGTGCACGCATTGGTCTTCACCCACTTCATTCCGCCGGTGCCGTTGGGCGCCCTCGAAGGCCCGTTTCTGGGCGATGCCCGTCAACACTTTTCCGGGCCGTTGCTCATCGCCAATGATGGAGACCTGATGAGTCTCCCGGCCGGTGGTGGCGAGCTCAGCACGAGAAATCTTCTGTAG
- a CDS encoding ABC transporter ATP-binding protein, whose translation MHEVVRRSSPEAGLIIESVSARRGGWPVLVDVSFEVRPGEIVAVIGPNGAGKTSLLEAVVGVLPLAEGCVRYQGQPIGGFRDRARVFAFMPDAAEPPAEVRVAAFIEHARRSAGSTDAGDELLAALTLTPLRSALVGELSRGEKRRLMLFGALCSDRPVVVLDEPLGVFDPLQLIGIVDVLRERARAGVSFLMSIHQMADAEKIASRVVLLDSGRLIAVGTLPDLRAQIACPTAPLEEVFLRILQTKVAHVAP comes from the coding sequence ATGCACGAAGTCGTCCGGCGCAGTTCGCCAGAGGCTGGGCTCATCATCGAGTCGGTATCTGCGCGTCGGGGCGGCTGGCCGGTGTTGGTCGACGTCTCATTCGAGGTACGGCCGGGAGAGATCGTCGCGGTGATTGGCCCCAACGGCGCGGGAAAGACCTCGCTCCTCGAAGCCGTCGTCGGAGTCTTGCCGCTGGCCGAGGGATGCGTGCGGTATCAGGGACAGCCAATTGGCGGATTCCGCGATCGAGCGCGCGTATTCGCCTTCATGCCTGATGCCGCCGAGCCGCCGGCGGAAGTGCGCGTCGCCGCCTTCATCGAACACGCGCGCCGCAGTGCCGGTTCAACCGATGCGGGTGATGAGTTGCTGGCCGCACTGACGCTCACGCCGCTGCGATCGGCGTTGGTCGGCGAGTTGTCGCGTGGCGAAAAGCGCCGCTTGATGTTGTTCGGCGCGCTGTGCAGTGACCGCCCGGTTGTCGTACTCGACGAACCGCTCGGAGTCTTCGATCCGTTGCAGCTGATCGGCATTGTCGACGTGCTGCGAGAGCGCGCTCGTGCGGGTGTGTCTTTCCTGATGAGCATCCATCAAATGGCCGACGCCGAGAAGATCGCCTCGCGGGTCGTGCTGCTCGACAGCGGGCGACTGATCGCGGTTGGTACCCTTCCGGACTTGCGGGCACAGATCGCTTGCCCAACAGCGCCGCTCGAAGAAGTGTTCCTGCGGATTCTCCAAACCAAGGTGGCCCATGTTGCGCCGTGA